A genomic window from Lotus japonicus ecotype B-129 chromosome 1, LjGifu_v1.2 includes:
- the LOC130715513 gene encoding uncharacterized protein LOC130715513, translating into MCERFIDGLSYELQRAVQPLGLNRYQVLVEKTKGIEAIDNARGKYQGLSKSNQGSGGPTRTNQGRNDKGKHYQKKLYLRSQGEGAASGTFYPSGGDGTGPRHLSLSREDVTCFRCNKKGHFANRCTEGPLLCWNSNKPGHTAVECRVPKVEVAANVAGARRPTAGGRVYSITGTVADEDDGLIRGNREIPGNSLIVLFDYGATHSVIDLACVTWLKLDVTELLFDLIVSILVS; encoded by the coding sequence ATGTGTGAGCGCTTCATTGATGGGCTGAGCtatgagctgcagagggcggtgcaaccgctaggGCTTAAccgctaccaagtgctggtggagaagaccaagggaATCGAGGCCATTGATAACGCAAGGGGAAAGTACCAAGGTCTGAGCAAGTCTaaccaaggaagtggaggtccgaCAAGGACTAACCAAGGAAGAAATGACAAGGGCAAGCACTATCAGAAGAAGCTATACCTCCGTTCCCAGGGTGAGGGAGCAGCTTCTGGGACTTTTTATCCCTCGGGCGGGGATGGGACTGGACCGAGACATCTTTCGCTGAGCCGAGAGGATGTGACTTGCTTTAGGTGCAACAAAAAGGGGCATTTTGCTAATCGATGTACTGAAGGTCCTCTGTTGTGCTGGAACAGCAACAAGCCAGGTCACACTGCTGTAGAGTGTAGGGTTCCTAAAGTTGAGGTTGCCgcaaatgttgctggggcaaggaggcctactgctggtggaagaGTCTACTCGATTACTGGAACTGTAGCTGATGAAGACGATGGTTTGATCCGCGGTAACCGCGAGATCccgggtaattcccttatcgtACTATTTGATTATGGTGCTACACATTCTGTTATAGACTTAGCTTGTGTGACGTGGTTAAAGCTAGATGTGACAGAATTACTGTTCGACCTGATAGTATCTATCCTTGTTTCATAA